The Natronolimnobius baerhuensis DNA segment CACGCCAGCAATTCACCGCCTGACTCAGCGAATGCTTCCATTCGCTCTCGCACATCAAACTGGTCATCCGTAATCTCCTCGGCTTCGACGCCGTCACCAAGCAAAAACACAGAGACATCCTTCCCGTCTTCCACTGCAGTGATTCCGAGACGCAAAGCGTTCCACGCACGTTCGGGGTCGCTGGTTTCGAGTACGATTCCTAACTT contains these protein-coding regions:
- a CDS encoding DsrE family protein; its protein translation is MSDSVGGDDVEKLGIVLETSDPERAWNALRLGITAVEDGKDVSVFLLGDGVEAEEITDDQFDVRERMEAFAESGGELLACGTCLEIRNSDESEICPISTMTDLLDVVTTADQVLTIG